The DNA sequence AACGCACGTGCTGAACATCCCAGTCGTTCGGAGGTGACCCCGACAGGGCAGTCGAGGAACGCACGTACTTCATTCTCACACGACCTGGTGTTCACACCGCCCCGGCCGATCGTCCAGGACATTTGGGGCCGGATGGTCGCTTCCTACGGGACCTTGGTCCTCCGGATGGTGGGCCGTGGCGGGTCCGCCCGGCCGTGGTGGGTCCGCCCGGCCGTGGACGGGCCCTTGGCTCCCGGCCAGGGGGAGAATCGTTCCGCCGTACCGGACGGCCGTGAACTCGGCGGCGATGGCGAGCGCGGTCTCCTCGGGGGTTCCCCCGCCGAGGTCCAGGCCGATCGGCGAGCGCAGCCGGGTCAGCGCGGCCGCCTCCACCCCCTCCGCCCGCAGCCTCCGCGCCCGGTCCTCGTGGGTGCGCCGCGAGCCCATGGCGCCCACGTACCCGAGCGGCAGGCGCAGCGCGAGCGTCAGCAGCGGGACGTCGAACTTGGCGTCGTGGGTCAGGACGCACACGGTCGTACGGGAATCCAGGCGTCCCGCCTCCCATTCCGCGGCCAGGTGCCGGTGCGGCCAGTCCACGACCACCTCGTGGGCGTCGGGGAACCGGGCGGCCGTGACGAATACGGGCCGGGCGTCGCAGACCGTGACCCGGTAGCCCAGGAAGGAGCCGATCCGGGTGAGGGCGGCGGCGAAGTCGATGGCCCCGTAGACCAGCAACCGGGGCGGCTCGGCGGCCGATTCGACCAGCAGGGTCAGGGGCTGCCCGCAGAGCCCGCCCGCGGTGCCCAGCTCGGCGGTGCCGGTGCGGCCGGCCGCGAGCCAGCCCCGGACCCGCTCGGCGGCGGCCCGGTCCAGCGCGGCGCCCCCGCCGAGGCGGCCCTCGTAGGAGCCGTCGGCGTGCACGGCGATGGCCCGGCCCAGCTGTTCCGGCGGCCCGCAGACCACCCGGCCCAGCGCGGAACGGGAACCGGCGCAGGCAGCGTCGAGCACCGCGCCGACGACGGGCCGCACCGGGTCGTGCCGGCGCACCGGGGTGATCAGGACGTCGAGGACTCCCCCGCAGGTCAGCCCGACCGCGAAGGCGTCGTCGTCGCTGTACCCGAAGCGGTGCACGCCGCCGCGCCCGGAGGCGATGGCTTCGAGGCACAGCTCGTGCACGGCGGATTCCACGCAGCCCCCGGAGAGGGAGCCGAGCGCGGTGCCCGCGGTGTCGACGGCCAGTGAGGCGCCCGGGCCGCGCGGCGCGCTGCCGCTGACGGCGACCACCGTGGCCAGGGCGAAGTCCCGTCCGGCGGCGCACCACGCGCGTAGCTCTTCGGCGATGTCGAGCATCAGCGGATGTACTCGCGACGCGGGCTCTGCCCGGGGATGACCGGTCTCGGCGGCAGGGCGGGAGCGCCGGCGGCGTGCGCGGCGGTGACCGTACGGGCGGGGGCGGTGCGGGCCGGGCCGGGGTACGGCTCGGCTCTTGGCGGGTGGGGTTCCCGCCCGCGGGCACCGAGGAGCATCGCGGCGTGGGCGACGCTGGCGAGGGTGGCGTGGTGGTGCCAGCCCCGGAAGGAGCGGCCCTCGAAGTCCCGGATTCCGGCGGGCTCGCAGATCTCGGCGAAGTCGAGGGCGACCCGGTCGGTGAGTTTGGCGAGGAGGAAGAGCTGCGCGAGCGGCCGGTCGCCGATGTTGGTGATCCAGAACTCCGAGGGCAGCAGGGCCGTCTCGGTCCAGGCCCCGACGAGCAGCAGCGGGGTGGGCGGGGCCGGCACGATGCGGTCCTCCCCGGGGGTGGCGAAGATGGCGGCCGAGGTGAGCAGGGTGACCGCTCCCTCGGCGCGGCCGTGCCGGGTCCATTCGACGACGCGCCGCTGGGAGCGCAGGGAGTCGATCAGCTCGCGGGCCGGCGCGGTGTGCGGGCCGGGCTTGTGCCGGCCCGCCCCGCCGAAGGAGACGGGCAGGGTGCCGTCCACTTTGAATACGAAGGGGATGTCCTGCATCGCGAACGACTCGATGCACTGGGGCAGTTCGCTGTTGGAGACTTCCATCACCACGGGCCTGCGCTGGAGTTGCCAGGTGGAGGCCATCCGCTGGACCGCGTGTACCGCGTCCTGGGCGGGGGTGAGCGAGCGGGCCGTGTCGGGGATCCCGGCCCGCCGGCGGCGCAGGAGTTCCGCCGTCCAGGGCCCGGGGAGGGTGAGGGTCCATTCGACGGGGAAGCCGGCATCACTGGAGGTGAGCCAGATCCCGCTGGCCTGCTGACAGTTGGCGGTGCGGCCCAGCTGGGGGACGAACTGCCGTCCCACGCCGACCGACCGGTCGCCGGCCTTCTCGATGACCATGGGCTGCACCACCCAGGCCAGCGGGCGCTGCGCGGTGCGTTCCAGGTGCTGGGCGAGGGAGCGGCGGACGGGGGTCCAGTCCCAGGGGGATTTGCTGATGAACTGCTGAAGGCTCTGCTCGACGGAACTGGCCCCGGTTCCGGCAATGTTACGAATTGTTTTCTTGCCGTTCGTCTGCACCAGGCCGTTCAAGTATACGCGGGCCCAGTTTCGCTGGTCCCGCCGAGGTAACGACTCGAAGAAGAGCGAGATCAGTACGTCGATCAATTCGGAGATTTCCTTCGTGGATTCCTCCGGCAGGACTACGCGAGCCATCTGGGCCTCCCCCGCGACCAGCTAGATCCATTACCCTACTTGACCGCGGAGAACGGCCGTAGGTCCCGACGGCTACTTCCTGAGGTCGCTGGCAGATTCGAGCCGCTCTTCTTCTACCACGAGGGGGATGGGGATCTGGTTCGCCGCATAGTAGAGCGCGATCAGGAAGTGGGCGACGAGAGTGAGCGGAGCGGAGAAGAACGCCAGGAGGACGGTGCAGGGGTAGGCGATGGCACCCAGACCGAACCGGACCCTGGTGGCCCGGGCGCCGTCCTTGTCCACCTGGTCGTGGAAGAGGTGCCCGACGCGGGTGACGTACCACCAGAAGGCCATGAACGCCAAGGCGTAGGCCACGGTGACGAGGCTGTAGAGGACGGCCGCCGCATTGGCCGATCCCCCTTCTTCCATGAGGTGTTCGGCGAGCACATTGGTGGTGTACGGGACCACCGACACCACCATCAGCACCAGGAGGTTCAGGAACAGCAAAGGGCGGTCGACCCGCTTGATGTGACTGAAGATGGTGTGGTGGTTCACCCACATCACGCCGATGATGAGGAAACTCACCACATAGGCGGCGTAGTGCGGCCACTGCTCCCGCACTCCGTGCCAGAAGTCGGATCCGGTTTCTTCCGGAACCTTCAATTCCAGGACAAGGATGGTGATGATGACAGCGAATACGCCGTCACTGAATGCCTCGACCCGGCCGGTTTCCGTTTCCATGACCTCCCCTTCACGCTTCTTGCATATATCTACGGCTGTCGCACATACGGGGAGGGTGCGCATCCCCACCCTCCCCGCACACGCTACCCAGATTTCGGCAATCAGCCGCCAAAGCCGGCAGTCTGCCGCCAGATCCGGCCATCGCGGACGACGAGCGTCCCGAACGCGTGCTCCGGTTCGCCGTTCAGGTTCATGATCGCCCGGTAGAAGATGGTGTCGTCGGTCTCGACGTATTCCTGCAGCTCCACGAGGGTGGGCTTCACCGTCAGGTACCCGGTGAACGTCTCGCGCACCGCGTCGATGCCGACGGAGACGCCCTCGAAGCGCAAGAGCACCGCGTCATCGGTGTAGTTCTTCATGACCGCCTCGATGTCCAGGGCGGCGAGTGCGTCCATCTGCCGGACGAACACCGGGTGCAGCGTGGAGATGTCGTACTTGGGCATGTCGACTCCCTTTCAACTCTTCGATGGGGTTGGAGCGGTGGGAACGGTGGGGCCGGCCGGTACGGCGCAGGACGGATCGGTCCCCGACAGCGGCAGCCGGACGGTCATCCGGGTCTCCCCCGGACGCGAGCGCGCCGTGATCGAACCGTGGTGGCGCTGCGTCACGATGCGGTAGCTGAGGTGCAGACCGAGACCGGTTCCCTTCCCCACGTCCTTGGTCGTGTAGAAGGGTTCGAAGATCCTCGGCAGCGATTCCACGGGAATGCCCGAGCCGGTGTCGGCGATCTCCACCACCATGCAGACGCCTTCGACCCGGGCGCGCAGGGTGAGGGTTCCGGCGCCTTCCATGGCGGCCGCCGCGTTGTCGACCAGGTTGGTCCACACCTGGTTCAGCTCGCTCGGATAGCCCGTCAGTTCGGGCAGGTCCGGTTCGTACGCGCGCACGATCCCGATCCCGGCGAGCTTGGCACGCAGCACGACCAGCGTGTTCTCCAGTCCGTCGGTGACCGCGAAGCGCTGCTCGGGGGCCCGGTCGAGATTGGCGTAATCCCGGGTGGCCGACACCAGCTGCGAGATCCGCGGACCGGCCGCCCGCAGCTCGGCGGCGAGCGAGCGGATCTCCAGGAGGGCCGCCAGGTGGTCCAGGGCCGCGGGCAGGGCCGGCTCCCCGACACCCTCCAGCCGCTCCAGCAGCCCGCCCAGATCCAGTCCGAGGTCGGAGACCCCCGAACCGAGCAGGCCCGCCCGCTCCGCGCCGGCTTCCTCGGCCCAGTCGGCGATCTGCTCCTCCGCGTCCGCCTGGTCCAGCGGGTCGGTGACCAACGGCGGTGTCAGCTTGTCCAGTTCGTCGGCGAGCTGGTCGAACACGGAGCGCTCGGCGTCCGAGGCGGCCGCGCCCCAGACCTGGGCGGTCCGCGTGAGCTGGTCCAGGGCGGGCGCCAGTTCCTGCGCGGCACGGGCCACCGCGGCGGCCGGGTTGTTCAGCTCGTGGGCGAGGCCCGCCGCCAAGGTGCCCAGGGCTTCGACGGTGGCCCGCTTGCGGGCCTGGACCTCGGAGGACTTGATGCGCCAGGCCAGCACGGGGATCAGTACGGCGGCCACCCCGTGGCAGCGGGTCAGCATCTCGAAGAAGACCGGCTTCGCGTACGCCACCACGGTGGTGGCCGGCCCGCTCGCCGCGGCCGTGGCCACGTACGACCCGTCCGTCAGCAGCGGCAGTTCGCCGGTGAACCGGTGCGCCGCCGAGGGTTTGCCGTCGTGGTCCTCGGCGGCCGCGCTCTCCACCTCGGTGGAGTGCCGGGTCAGGACCTCCTCGCGGCCGTCGACGACCTTGGTCACCACGAGGCCTCCGGAGAGCAGGACGTGGAAGCCCGTGGCCTCCTCCCCGTCGCGGAAGAGGACCTCCCCGTCGGAGAGCACCCGGGGTTCGGAGACCGAGACCAGCCAGTCCAGCTGCTCCTCGGTGAGGCCCTCGAAGATCTCCAGCCCGCGCAGGGCGGTGCGCAGCGCGGCGGTGGGCGCGGATCCCGTCATGCGGTGCTCCCTTCCGTCCTGTTCCGGGCGGCCATCCGCAGGGTGGCCAGCAGGGCGAGCGCGCACACCGCGGCGACGGTGGCCATGAAGCCGACCGAGGTGCGGTGCAGCCCGTGGATGTTGGTGAGCAGTCCGGCGAGCACCGCCGGCACGCTCATCGCGAGGTACGCGAACACGTAGACGGCGGCGGTCAGTTCCCCCCGGTGTGCGGGTTCGGCCAGTGCGCTGAGCGCCCGGAAGGAGCCGAGGAAGGCGGCGCCCCAGCCGGCTCCGAGGACGGCGGTGGCCACGAGGAACACGGGGGCCGAGCCGAGCCCGAGCGCGAGGAGCACCAGGGCCAGCCCGCCGAGCAGTCCGAGCAGGCCGAGGACGGCGGTGCGCAGGGCTTCGGTGCGGCCCAGCAGGAGCTGGGCGGCGGTGGCGGCGCCGGCGAGGAGGGCCACGGTGGCTCCGCCGACGAGGTAGTTGGTGCTCTGGAGCAGGGAGAGGGCCAGGTGCGGGCCCAGCGAGAGGTAGAAGCCGCCGACCGACCAGACGGCCACGATGGTCAGGATCAGCACGGCGAAGCGGCCGCGCACGGCGGCGGGGATGTGGATCCGGTGCGGGGCGATCTTCAGCCGGCCGCTGCCCGGCCCGCCGCTCGCGCCCGGCCCACCCTTCGCGCCCGGCCCACCGCTCCCACCCGGCCCCCCGCTCCCGCCCGCCCGCCCCGGGGCGCTCTCCGCCATCCGGGCCACGCCGACCAGGGAGACGGTGAAGGCCCCCACGAGCAGCAGGTAGGTCAGGACGGTCGGAGCGGGCGCGTACTGCACGAGCAGTCCGGCCCCGATGCCGCCGAGGCCGATGCCCACGGTCGGGCCGGCGCTGTTGACCTGGGCGCCGAGCGCGGGACGGGAGCGCGGGGCGAGTTCCAGCAGGGCGGCGCCCATGGCCCCGGTGGCCAGGCCCACCGCCAGCCCCTGTACGGCGCGGGCGGCGAGCAGCAGGCCGAGTCCCCGGGCCGAGGCGAAGAGGCCCATGGAGACGATGGCGAGGACCAGTCCCGCGGCGAGTACGGGGCGCCGGCCGACGGTGTCGGACAGCGAGCCGAACAGCAGGAGTCCGGCGAGCACGGTGACGGCGTACAGGGCGAAGACCACCGTGATCGTGCCGGAGGACAGGCCCCACTCCTGCTGGTAGAGCACGTAGAGGGCGGAGGGGACGGAGGAGGAGAGCATCAGCAGGACGAGGACCGTGCCCACCACCCAGAAGCCGGAGCCTCCCGGTGCGCCTGCGGAGCCGGCGGCTGGACTCAAGGGGTCCCCCGTGGTGGGCGCGGACGGTCCGGTCCGTGCTGTCGTGGGCAACGGTTCCACTGCTTCAACTCCCCCGTCGTGGGCGGTCAGGCGGGTGCCTGCACGGCCCTCGTGAGCGCGCGGGCGGTGAGTACGCCCGCGAGGTGGCCGAGGTACTCGGCCGAGGTGCCGCGCCCCGGGACGAACAGCTCCCGGGGTTCGGCGCGGAAGGCCGCGAGCACGTTCTCCGTGGTGTACGGGCCCCCGCCGATCCGTTCTTCGACCCCGCGCAGCCGCAGCGCGCGGGCGGTGGCCCCGGTGACCGCGATCCGCGGCCCGTCGGGGGTGATCCGTACCGCGGCGGCGCAGACCGGGTAGCGGGTCGCCCGGTCGGCGGTCTTCTCGAAGGCGGCGCCGCCCCCCGCGGCGGCCGGGACGAGGAGGGCGGTGATGACGGTGCCCACCGGGACGCCGGAGGCGGCCAGTTCCTCGGCGGTGATCGTGGACACCCCGCCCGGACCGGCCAGTTCGGCCGTGGCTCCCGCGGCGATGGCCGCGACGGGCAGGTCGGTGGCCCGGCCGGTGGCGGCGAGGTTGCCGCCGGCGGTACCGAGGTTGCGCACCTGGGGGTCCCCGTTGGCGCGGGCGGCGGCGGCGATCTCCGGTGCCTCCGCCAGCAGCAGGGGGTCCGCGGCCAGTTCGGCCAGCGTCGTCATCGACCCGATCCGGATCCCCGCGGGGGTCCGCCCGATCCCCCGGAGCTCTTCGAGCCGGCGGACGTCGACGAGCAGGGAGGCCCGCTCCTCCCCCGTGCGCAGACCGGGCAGCAGGCTCTGCCCGCCGGCCAGCACCCGGGCGCCGGGGCGGCCGGCCAGCAGGGTCAGGGCCTCGTCGAGGCCGACGGGGCGTACGTAGTCGAACTCGGTGAGGATCACTGGGCTTCCCCTCTCAGGCGGCGCCAGACCTTCTCGGGGGTGACGGGCATGTCGATGTGCCGGACGCCCAGGTCGGACAGGGCGTCGACGACGGCGTTGACGACGGCCGCGGCGGGCGGCACCGTGGCGATCTCGCCCGCGCCCTTGGCTCCCAGCGGGTTGTGCGGGGAGGGGGTGACCGTCTTGTCGAGGGTGAAGAAGGGCGCGTCGATGGCCCGCGGCAGGGCGTAGTGGTTCAGGTCGCGGCTGACGAGCTGCCCGTCAAGGTCGTACTCGGCGTGCTCCATGAGGGCCTGGCCCAGGCCGTGCAGGATGCTGCCCTCGATCTGTCCGAGCACGATCTTCGGGTTGCCGATGTTTCCCGCGTCGTCGACGGCGGTGTAGGCCACCACCTCGGTCTCGCCGGTCAGTTCGTCGATCTCGACGACCGCCACGTGCGTTCCGAAGGGGTAGTTGAAGTCCGGCGGGTCGAAGTGGGTGGTCTCGTCGAGGGCGGGCTCGATCTCGGGGGGCAGCCCCCAGCCGTACCACATGGCCATCGCCAGCTCGGCGAAGGTCTTGGTGTTCTCCTCGTTGCCCTCTTCGAAGACCTGGCCATCCGCGTAGACGACCTTCTCCTCGGGGACGCCGAGGAAGACGGCACCGGCCTTGACCAGCTTGCTCTTGATCTTCCGGGCGGTGAGGGCGATGGCCGGCGCCGCCATGCTGTAGGAGCGCGAGCCGTAAGTGCCCTGCCCGTACGGGGCCTTGAGCGTGTCCCCCTCGTACACCTGGACCGTCGCCGGGTCGATGCCGAGTTCGTCGGCCGCGACCTGCGCGAAGACGGTGCCGTGGCTCTGGCCGGTGGAGGCGGAGCCGACGGTGACGGTGACCTCGCCGGTCGGGTGGACGCGGATGTTCGCGCTCTCCCAGGTCCCGCCGAGCATGCCCTCCTTGGACATCCGGGTGGAGGGGCCGACCCCGCAGATCGCCACGTAGGAGGCG is a window from the Streptomyces sp. NBC_01244 genome containing:
- a CDS encoding XdhC family protein gives rise to the protein MLDIAEELRAWCAAGRDFALATVVAVSGSAPRGPGASLAVDTAGTALGSLSGGCVESAVHELCLEAIASGRGGVHRFGYSDDDAFAVGLTCGGVLDVLITPVRRHDPVRPVVGAVLDAACAGSRSALGRVVCGPPEQLGRAIAVHADGSYEGRLGGGAALDRAAAERVRGWLAAGRTGTAELGTAGGLCGQPLTLLVESAAEPPRLLVYGAIDFAAALTRIGSFLGYRVTVCDARPVFVTAARFPDAHEVVVDWPHRHLAAEWEAGRLDSRTTVCVLTHDAKFDVPLLTLALRLPLGYVGAMGSRRTHEDRARRLRAEGVEAAALTRLRSPIGLDLGGGTPEETALAIAAEFTAVRYGGTILPLAGSQGPVHGRADPPRPGGPATAHHPEDQGPVGSDHPAPNVLDDRPGRCEHQVV
- a CDS encoding IS701 family transposase yields the protein MARVVLPEESTKEISELIDVLISLFFESLPRRDQRNWARVYLNGLVQTNGKKTIRNIAGTGASSVEQSLQQFISKSPWDWTPVRRSLAQHLERTAQRPLAWVVQPMVIEKAGDRSVGVGRQFVPQLGRTANCQQASGIWLTSSDAGFPVEWTLTLPGPWTAELLRRRRAGIPDTARSLTPAQDAVHAVQRMASTWQLQRRPVVMEVSNSELPQCIESFAMQDIPFVFKVDGTLPVSFGGAGRHKPGPHTAPARELIDSLRSQRRVVEWTRHGRAEGAVTLLTSAAIFATPGEDRIVPAPPTPLLLVGAWTETALLPSEFWITNIGDRPLAQLFLLAKLTDRVALDFAEICEPAGIRDFEGRSFRGWHHHATLASVAHAAMLLGARGREPHPPRAEPYPGPARTAPARTVTAAHAAGAPALPPRPVIPGQSPRREYIR
- a CDS encoding TMEM175 family protein, with product METETGRVEAFSDGVFAVIITILVLELKVPEETGSDFWHGVREQWPHYAAYVVSFLIIGVMWVNHHTIFSHIKRVDRPLLFLNLLVLMVVSVVPYTTNVLAEHLMEEGGSANAAAVLYSLVTVAYALAFMAFWWYVTRVGHLFHDQVDKDGARATRVRFGLGAIAYPCTVLLAFFSAPLTLVAHFLIALYYAANQIPIPLVVEEERLESASDLRK
- a CDS encoding nuclear transport factor 2 family protein → MPKYDISTLHPVFVRQMDALAALDIEAVMKNYTDDAVLLRFEGVSVGIDAVRETFTGYLTVKPTLVELQEYVETDDTIFYRAIMNLNGEPEHAFGTLVVRDGRIWRQTAGFGG
- a CDS encoding ATP-binding protein, which produces MTGSAPTAALRTALRGLEIFEGLTEEQLDWLVSVSEPRVLSDGEVLFRDGEEATGFHVLLSGGLVVTKVVDGREEVLTRHSTEVESAAAEDHDGKPSAAHRFTGELPLLTDGSYVATAAASGPATTVVAYAKPVFFEMLTRCHGVAAVLIPVLAWRIKSSEVQARKRATVEALGTLAAGLAHELNNPAAAVARAAQELAPALDQLTRTAQVWGAAASDAERSVFDQLADELDKLTPPLVTDPLDQADAEEQIADWAEEAGAERAGLLGSGVSDLGLDLGGLLERLEGVGEPALPAALDHLAALLEIRSLAAELRAAGPRISQLVSATRDYANLDRAPEQRFAVTDGLENTLVVLRAKLAGIGIVRAYEPDLPELTGYPSELNQVWTNLVDNAAAAMEGAGTLTLRARVEGVCMVVEIADTGSGIPVESLPRIFEPFYTTKDVGKGTGLGLHLSYRIVTQRHHGSITARSRPGETRMTVRLPLSGTDPSCAVPAGPTVPTAPTPSKS
- a CDS encoding MFS transporter, translating into MSPAAGSAGAPGGSGFWVVGTVLVLLMLSSSVPSALYVLYQQEWGLSSGTITVVFALYAVTVLAGLLLFGSLSDTVGRRPVLAAGLVLAIVSMGLFASARGLGLLLAARAVQGLAVGLATGAMGAALLELAPRSRPALGAQVNSAGPTVGIGLGGIGAGLLVQYAPAPTVLTYLLLVGAFTVSLVGVARMAESAPGRAGGSGGPGGSGGPGAKGGPGASGGPGSGRLKIAPHRIHIPAAVRGRFAVLILTIVAVWSVGGFYLSLGPHLALSLLQSTNYLVGGATVALLAGAATAAQLLLGRTEALRTAVLGLLGLLGGLALVLLALGLGSAPVFLVATAVLGAGWGAAFLGSFRALSALAEPAHRGELTAAVYVFAYLAMSVPAVLAGLLTNIHGLHRTSVGFMATVAAVCALALLATLRMAARNRTEGSTA
- a CDS encoding FAD binding domain-containing protein; the encoded protein is MILTEFDYVRPVGLDEALTLLAGRPGARVLAGGQSLLPGLRTGEERASLLVDVRRLEELRGIGRTPAGIRIGSMTTLAELAADPLLLAEAPEIAAAARANGDPQVRNLGTAGGNLAATGRATDLPVAAIAAGATAELAGPGGVSTITAEELAASGVPVGTVITALLVPAAAGGGAAFEKTADRATRYPVCAAAVRITPDGPRIAVTGATARALRLRGVEERIGGGPYTTENVLAAFRAEPRELFVPGRGTSAEYLGHLAGVLTARALTRAVQAPA